One window of the Betaproteobacteria bacterium genome contains the following:
- a CDS encoding zinc ribbon domain-containing protein, which translates to MTHATHYDSCPKCRHRPLPVDQSLPAACPACGLILAKFAVPLPRQSFDVSAANGDTEPGRLRMLTQQLREVVRYVPPHVDPAVFWGRVILMALFTLWGLRLIWMDHRTGDIGASFLHGPLLVFHEAGHVIFRLFGEFVTILGGTLGQLLMPAILCGALLVKNRDPFGAAIGLWLVGVSLLDVAPYVYDALHPQLVLLGGRTGEEGGHDWIYLLSETGLLKRAHSLGWLVHKLGALVVLSSIAWAGWILWQQKTRLGDALLDETDSTAS; encoded by the coding sequence ATGACCCACGCTACTCATTACGATTCTTGCCCGAAATGCCGGCACCGGCCATTGCCGGTGGATCAGTCCCTGCCTGCCGCGTGCCCAGCCTGCGGCCTGATCCTCGCCAAGTTTGCGGTGCCGTTGCCGCGCCAATCATTCGATGTATCGGCAGCTAATGGCGACACGGAACCCGGCCGCTTGCGGATGCTGACTCAGCAACTGCGCGAGGTCGTGCGATACGTCCCGCCGCATGTCGATCCGGCGGTATTCTGGGGGCGTGTGATCTTGATGGCGCTGTTCACGCTATGGGGATTGCGGCTGATCTGGATGGATCATCGCACCGGCGATATCGGCGCATCGTTCCTGCACGGTCCGCTGCTGGTGTTTCACGAAGCCGGGCACGTCATTTTTCGCCTGTTTGGCGAATTTGTGACCATCCTCGGCGGAACGCTTGGGCAGTTGCTGATGCCGGCCATCCTGTGCGGCGCACTCCTGGTCAAGAATCGCGACCCGTTCGGCGCGGCCATTGGACTATGGCTGGTCGGCGTGAGCCTGCTCGATGTGGCGCCGTATGTTTATGACGCGCTGCACCCGCAACTGGTGCTGCTGGGTGGCCGCACCGGCGAAGAAGGTGGGCACGACTGGATTTATTTGCTCAGCGAAACCGGGCTGCTGAAGCGTGCACACAGCCTGGGGTGGCTGGTGCACAAACTGGGTGCGTTGGTGGTGTTGAGTTCTATCGCCTGGGCAGGATGGATTCTCTGGCAACAGAAAACGCGCCTGGGCGATGCGCTGCTTGATGAGACCGATTCAACGGCGTCATAG
- a CDS encoding peptidylprolyl isomerase: MWAVATVPGTVHAQALVAKPTFSYSELLAASKPGEWRALDLENTLYMDLPSGRVVIEISAAYAPAHAANLRALAREGYFDGLAIVRSQDNYVAQWADPDEKNPRPMKQGKRSLAPEFTRAIDGKLAFTPLPDIDGYAPQVGFSNGFPVGRNPKTGQTWLAHCYGMVGAGRDNAETSGSGAELYAVTGHAPRHLDRNITLLGRVVLGMSLLSTLPRGTGALGFSERAEQRVPIKSVRVAGDGPAGERTNLAVIRTDTPLFTSLVEALRNRGGTWYKVPAGHIELCNVPIAVRPVAVTAK; encoded by the coding sequence ATGTGGGCGGTGGCAACAGTGCCAGGCACCGTGCACGCACAGGCGCTGGTCGCAAAACCGACGTTCTCCTATTCCGAACTGTTGGCCGCATCCAAGCCCGGTGAATGGCGCGCGCTGGATCTGGAAAATACGCTTTACATGGATCTGCCCTCGGGTCGGGTGGTGATCGAGATTTCCGCTGCTTACGCGCCGGCTCACGCCGCCAACCTTCGCGCGCTCGCACGCGAGGGTTATTTTGATGGACTGGCAATCGTTCGCTCGCAGGACAACTATGTCGCGCAATGGGCTGATCCCGACGAGAAGAATCCGCGGCCGATGAAGCAGGGCAAGCGCAGCCTGGCGCCGGAATTCACCCGCGCCATCGACGGCAAACTGGCGTTTACGCCCTTGCCGGATATCGATGGTTATGCGCCGCAAGTCGGTTTCTCAAATGGCTTTCCGGTCGGGCGCAATCCGAAGACCGGACAAACGTGGCTCGCGCATTGCTACGGCATGGTGGGCGCGGGACGCGACAATGCGGAAACCAGCGGCAGTGGCGCGGAACTGTACGCCGTCACCGGCCACGCGCCACGCCATCTGGATCGCAATATCACATTGCTGGGGCGCGTGGTGCTGGGCATGTCCTTGTTATCGACGTTGCCGCGCGGAACGGGCGCGCTTGGCTTTTCCGAAAGGGCCGAGCAGCGCGTGCCGATCAAATCGGTTCGGGTCGCGGGGGATGGGCCGGCCGGCGAACGCACGAATCTTGCAGTGATTCGGACGGATACTCCGCTGTTCACGTCGCTGGTGGAAGCGTTAAGGAATCGCGGCGGGACCTGGTACAAGGTCCCGGCGGGGCATATCGAGTTGTGCAATGTGCCGATTGCGGTGCGGCCCGTGGCGGTTACGGCCAAGTAG
- a CDS encoding YaeQ family protein, producing MALKATVHKVELSVSDMDRGYYASHSLTLARHPSETSERMMVRLLAFAMYADATLAYGRGLSADDEPALWKKDLTGNIECWIDVGLPDERELRKACGRARRVVLLAYGGRGVGIWWNANQGALERLTNLDILDIPVEATQAMASLADRNMQINATLQDGHIWMGNAEQTVLVEPVALKRVMAK from the coding sequence ATGGCGCTTAAAGCGACGGTCCACAAAGTCGAGCTCAGCGTGTCGGACATGGATCGCGGCTACTATGCCAGCCATTCATTGACCCTGGCGCGGCATCCCTCCGAAACCAGCGAGCGCATGATGGTGCGCTTGCTGGCATTCGCGATGTACGCCGATGCGACGCTCGCGTATGGGCGCGGTCTGTCCGCCGATGACGAGCCCGCGCTCTGGAAAAAAGATCTCACCGGCAATATTGAATGCTGGATCGATGTCGGCCTGCCGGACGAGCGCGAACTACGCAAAGCCTGCGGTCGCGCGCGGCGCGTGGTGTTGCTCGCTTACGGCGGCCGCGGCGTGGGAATCTGGTGGAACGCCAATCAGGGCGCGCTGGAACGGCTCACCAATCTGGATATTCTCGATATTCCGGTCGAAGCAACGCAGGCCATGGCGTCTCTGGCGGATCGCAATATGCAGATCAACGCGACCTTGCAAGACGGACATATCTGGATGGGGAATGCGGAGCAGACAGTGCTGGTGGAGCCGGTCGCGTTAAAGCGCGTGATGGCAAAGTAA
- a CDS encoding RNA-binding S4 domain-containing protein gives MQQTETRIITEYIELNQLLKICGLATSGGEGGALVTQGNVHVDGQPELRKRCKIRPGQVVQLGDVRITVLAADPAEIAAKAEARVEVARAKAAKKKAEKSPPGVWSAAGAKTGAKPGAKVRVKTGARVAPKVGAPSGVKSKKKSNVFADKAEAHRRNRKT, from the coding sequence ATGCAACAAACCGAAACCCGCATCATCACCGAATACATCGAACTCAACCAGCTGCTGAAGATATGCGGGCTTGCGACCAGTGGCGGCGAGGGTGGCGCGCTGGTGACACAGGGCAATGTCCACGTTGATGGACAACCTGAATTGCGCAAGCGTTGCAAGATCCGGCCGGGACAGGTCGTGCAACTGGGTGATGTTCGCATCACTGTGTTGGCGGCGGACCCCGCAGAAATCGCCGCGAAAGCAGAGGCGCGCGTAGAAGTAGCGCGTGCCAAAGCCGCCAAGAAGAAAGCCGAAAAATCTCCGCCGGGTGTGTGGTCCGCGGCGGGAGCCAAGACAGGCGCCAAGCCCGGCGCGAAAGTCCGCGTGAAGACCGGTGCTAGGGTCGCCCCAAAGGTCGGCGCACCATCTGGCGTCAAATCGAAAAAGAAATCCAACGTGTTCGCCGACAAGGCAGAAGCGCATCGGCGCAATCGCAAGACTTGA